Proteins encoded within one genomic window of Lysinibacillus louembei:
- a CDS encoding S-layer homology domain-containing protein, translating into MAIWKKQLHIALVFILVLSLFSPASVIKAQHFEGETGALNSENAHNISEQHLDDSTKQDNTTEPDNEKKLEDSTEQDHAFELAELEQPIQLNDATITPFMEISPLSVSDIQLNIEEPLLLQVAETFELIATTSTTEDSASIEWTSSNSGVATVDNGLVTAKAIGETIITAKLGTNTKAITAYVISPEAREAIDFILALPPITSADETTYQLLLQARELDSKVKAPARTLLITAGKLPYFTMLLEKEITYFKLYMQDPNNDLPTPEEMTSLSEEVNSKLDTIREKYSTLIKTSGYRKVTDSEILAFNDNLIAKEVKYAYLAINALPKIEELTINTTIKEQLDYARKKYNILPTTYRNNNSVSNKQELFDKEVRYVELLIDAIDIDSTSAKEQLATAKAAYNSLNPKSLQNNVSNYDDLIKKEQIINAEGDINQVITKINALPSLEALVWADRPKVIEAQQAYDQLLDEFKTRVTNYAKLEALQKRLIELQPPTVDAYHAVANYLSSSSAIPTYGSEWTILTLARGDNSDKYKDYYEQYYSNLVKHVKTTNGKIGSQSTDWSRVIIALTAIGKDPRDVGGYNLVEKLTDYNFAISPGINSAVYSLIALDTWAFDLPETATTTRDKLIDYILSKEIKGAGGFALSGSNDDADVTGMTLQALAPYYQSNTKVQEVINRAVDKLAAMQLPNGGYKSADYSVVKGVENPESAAQVVTALVSLGIDVNKDERFNKVISNIMTYQSDDGGFKHSYSQNKANGMATVQVGYSLAAYNRLLSGQTALYDMSDTKDRPSTPEDGDGDDDEEPSPPDNNGNQPSVPSDKEPIGYATVSIRISSSEVPLKPTATKVFAGETAFDALKRATDDNGIALSYRQTELGVYIDGIAGLYEFDRGPLSGWMYRVNGVFPSYSAASYVLSPNDVVEWVYTIDLGKDTGGYVDGIENGAGGAAGDATCAEGDTECIAKLCPEGDEQCIAEHTVPKTDTEQPQNKTVVEITIEGNENKALITQENLQQYREKNIQKLIIQSDDNFKLEIPMSTFNTMTLADGEQISASVTKDIDNKQFTISFGIETAQGRVKPISLGNEYLKVTLPAKNVKANSVVLQLVGGAYKPVPHQVVNGEIVVFTKTSGTFVIAERSATFNDIANLANKDEIEFLANRLVIQGTTSETFEPNKPITRAQFAALISRSLGLQSTGENPFSDTQGKWYESDIQALFEAGITKGTTASTFNPEAPITRQQAAAFMARILDYVKVDVKANGQVDFTDSSNISPEYLPYIELLNSLDIMTGKEDGSFDPGASLTRGQTAKILKRTLIIAEMM; encoded by the coding sequence ATGGCTATATGGAAAAAACAGCTACATATAGCGCTTGTCTTTATTTTAGTGTTATCGCTATTCTCTCCGGCTAGTGTAATCAAGGCACAGCATTTTGAAGGAGAAACAGGCGCGCTGAATAGTGAGAATGCTCATAATATTAGTGAACAGCATCTTGATGATTCAACTAAACAAGATAATACGACAGAACCTGATAATGAAAAAAAATTAGAAGATTCAACAGAGCAGGATCATGCATTTGAATTAGCTGAACTAGAACAGCCAATACAATTAAATGATGCAACAATTACTCCATTTATGGAGATCTCTCCTCTGTCAGTTAGCGATATTCAATTAAATATAGAAGAACCGTTACTATTACAAGTAGCTGAGACATTTGAACTGATAGCAACTACTTCAACAACAGAGGACAGTGCATCAATTGAATGGACTTCAAGTAATTCTGGAGTTGCAACTGTTGATAATGGATTAGTAACAGCTAAGGCAATTGGCGAAACAATCATTACTGCTAAATTAGGTACTAATACTAAAGCAATCACAGCATATGTTATTTCCCCTGAAGCTCGCGAAGCTATAGATTTTATCCTAGCCCTTCCGCCAATTACAAGTGCTGATGAGACAACATATCAGCTCTTACTGCAAGCAAGAGAGCTAGATAGTAAAGTAAAAGCGCCTGCTCGTACTTTATTGATAACAGCAGGTAAACTACCTTACTTCACTATGTTATTAGAAAAAGAAATTACCTATTTCAAATTGTATATGCAGGACCCTAACAATGATTTACCTACTCCTGAGGAAATGACTTCTTTAAGTGAGGAAGTAAATAGTAAATTAGATACTATTCGTGAAAAATATAGTACCTTGATTAAAACTTCTGGCTATAGGAAAGTTACAGATTCAGAGATCCTTGCATTTAATGACAATTTGATAGCTAAAGAAGTTAAATATGCTTACCTGGCTATCAATGCGCTTCCTAAAATAGAAGAGCTAACAATTAATACGACAATAAAAGAGCAGCTAGATTATGCAAGAAAAAAATATAATATTCTACCAACAACATATCGAAATAATAATAGCGTAAGTAATAAACAAGAACTATTTGATAAAGAAGTTCGATATGTAGAGCTATTAATTGACGCTATTGATATAGATAGCACATCAGCAAAAGAGCAATTAGCTACCGCAAAGGCTGCCTACAATAGTTTAAATCCAAAAAGTTTACAAAATAATGTTTCAAACTATGATGATCTTATAAAAAAAGAGCAAATAATAAATGCAGAAGGTGATATTAACCAAGTCATCACAAAGATTAATGCATTACCATCTTTAGAAGCCTTAGTTTGGGCTGACCGACCAAAAGTAATTGAGGCACAACAGGCCTATGACCAATTGCTAGATGAGTTTAAAACTCGTGTCACAAACTACGCAAAATTAGAGGCTTTACAAAAACGTTTAATAGAATTGCAACCTCCTACAGTCGATGCCTATCATGCTGTTGCCAATTATTTATCATCAAGCTCAGCTATACCTACTTATGGGTCAGAATGGACAATTTTAACATTAGCTCGTGGTGACAATTCTGATAAATATAAAGATTATTATGAGCAATATTATAGCAATCTCGTAAAACATGTAAAAACAACAAATGGGAAAATAGGTAGCCAATCAACAGATTGGTCTCGAGTAATTATTGCACTTACTGCAATTGGCAAAGATCCTAGAGATGTTGGTGGTTACAATCTGGTAGAAAAGTTAACAGATTATAATTTTGCTATAAGTCCTGGCATAAACTCCGCAGTTTATTCATTGATTGCCCTTGATACTTGGGCATTCGATTTGCCTGAAACAGCAACTACAACACGAGATAAATTAATAGATTATATTTTATCGAAGGAAATTAAAGGCGCTGGGGGCTTTGCATTAAGTGGTAGTAATGATGACGCAGACGTAACAGGGATGACGCTACAAGCACTTGCACCATATTATCAAAGTAATACGAAAGTACAAGAAGTAATTAATCGAGCAGTAGACAAGCTAGCAGCAATGCAATTACCTAATGGTGGCTATAAATCTGCTGATTATTCTGTAGTCAAAGGGGTTGAAAACCCTGAAAGTGCTGCTCAAGTTGTAACAGCACTTGTAAGCTTAGGAATTGATGTAAATAAAGATGAACGTTTTAACAAAGTGATTTCTAATATTATGACATACCAATCAGACGATGGCGGCTTTAAACATAGCTATAGCCAAAATAAAGCCAATGGCATGGCAACAGTACAGGTCGGTTACTCATTAGCAGCCTACAACCGTCTACTAAGCGGTCAAACAGCGCTTTATGATATGTCCGATACAAAAGATCGACCTTCTACACCTGAGGATGGCGATGGTGATGATGACGAGGAGCCTTCCCCTCCTGACAACAATGGAAATCAGCCTTCCGTTCCATCAGACAAAGAACCAATTGGCTATGCCACGGTATCCATCCGAATTTCATCATCTGAAGTACCGTTAAAGCCAACAGCAACAAAAGTATTTGCTGGTGAAACAGCCTTTGATGCTTTAAAAAGAGCAACAGATGACAATGGGATTGCATTAAGTTATCGCCAAACGGAGCTTGGTGTCTATATTGATGGGATCGCTGGGCTTTATGAATTTGATCGTGGTCCTTTAAGTGGTTGGATGTATCGTGTAAATGGTGTCTTCCCTTCTTATTCAGCAGCAAGCTACGTTCTATCTCCGAACGATGTTGTTGAATGGGTTTATACAATAGATTTAGGGAAAGATACTGGCGGCTATGTCGATGGTATCGAAAATGGTGCTGGTGGCGCAGCAGGTGATGCTACATGTGCCGAGGGTGATACAGAGTGTATTGCAAAGCTATGCCCTGAAGGCGATGAGCAATGTATTGCAGAACATACTGTACCTAAGACAGATACAGAGCAGCCACAAAATAAGACAGTCGTTGAAATTACAATTGAAGGTAATGAAAATAAAGCACTGATTACACAAGAAAACCTTCAACAATATCGTGAGAAAAATATTCAAAAGCTTATTATTCAAAGTGATGATAATTTCAAATTAGAAATCCCAATGTCCACATTCAATACAATGACATTAGCAGATGGTGAGCAAATTAGCGCCTCTGTTACAAAAGATATCGACAATAAACAATTTACTATTTCATTTGGTATTGAAACAGCGCAAGGTAGAGTCAAGCCAATTTCTTTAGGTAATGAATATTTAAAAGTAACTTTACCTGCTAAGAATGTAAAAGCTAACAGTGTTGTTTTACAGCTTGTCGGCGGTGCATATAAGCCTGTTCCACATCAAGTAGTGAACGGGGAAATTGTCGTATTTACTAAAACAAGCGGCACATTTGTTATTGCAGAGCGTTCAGCAACCTTTAATGATATTGCAAATTTAGCGAACAAAGATGAAATTGAGTTTTTAGCGAACCGACTCGTCATTCAAGGCACAACATCAGAAACGTTTGAGCCGAATAAACCAATTACACGTGCACAATTTGCCGCTTTAATTAGTCGCTCACTTGGCTTACAGTCAACTGGTGAAAATCCATTTAGCGATACACAAGGTAAATGGTATGAGTCGGATATTCAAGCATTATTTGAAGCGGGCATTACGAAAGGAACAACTGCTTCTACATTCAATCCAGAGGCACCAATTACACGCCAACAAGCTGCTGCCTTTATGGCTCGTATTTTAGATTATGTCAAGGTAGATGTAAAAGCTAACGGCCAAGTTGATTTCACTGATAGCAGCAATATTAGCCCGGAATACTTACCGTATATTGAGCTATTAAACAGCCTTGATATTATGACAGGTAAAGAGGATGGCTCCTTTGATCCAGGTGCTTCATTAACGCGTGGACAAACAGCTAAAATTTTAAAACGTACGTTAATTATTGCAGAGATGATGTAA
- a CDS encoding DUF4430 domain-containing protein gives MVQFKKWWHLAFALLLAFALVSPTASAAVLQPVSQELQSTTFDVELSIDGLDDEILGLTTATVAEGTTALELVEQVLDNEGIPYVVVSTQYGPYLQSIDGRAAGSLNGWDGWVYTVNNISPNDGLADYVLEPDDVVHIYYTTWAKLQTTSTVAINDNNPTVTVDLTGDLFVTPGVTNLANWTINTGTTALTAQSVTVNTDQQVVITFAGQAQAGTITITASANALFGSSASEPLEVEVK, from the coding sequence ATGGTTCAATTCAAAAAATGGTGGCATTTAGCGTTTGCATTGCTTTTAGCATTTGCGCTCGTATCACCAACAGCTAGTGCAGCAGTATTACAGCCTGTAAGTCAGGAGCTACAATCAACAACGTTTGATGTTGAATTATCGATTGATGGCTTGGATGATGAAATTTTAGGGTTAACGACAGCAACAGTTGCAGAAGGAACAACAGCACTAGAGCTTGTAGAACAAGTGTTAGATAACGAGGGTATTCCTTATGTAGTAGTTTCTACTCAATATGGCCCATATCTCCAATCAATTGATGGACGTGCTGCAGGTAGCTTAAACGGTTGGGATGGCTGGGTGTATACAGTAAATAACATCAGCCCTAATGATGGCTTGGCAGATTACGTATTAGAGCCTGATGATGTAGTTCATATTTATTACACTACATGGGCTAAATTACAAACAACAAGTACAGTTGCCATAAATGATAACAATCCTACTGTTACAGTAGATTTAACTGGTGATTTATTTGTAACACCAGGTGTCACTAATTTAGCAAACTGGACAATTAATACTGGTACAACGGCATTAACAGCGCAGTCTGTTACTGTAAATACTGACCAACAAGTTGTGATTACATTTGCAGGTCAAGCGCAAGCAGGCACGATTACCATTACTGCCTCTGCCAATGCTTTATTCGGTAGCTCAGCAAGTGAGCCGCTTGAAGTAGAAGTGAAATAA
- the kynU gene encoding kynureninase, translating to MTTNTLAYAKNLDETYEIPSKREAFYIKEGRIYFDGNSLGLMSKRAEETLHSLIDSWKEYGIDGWTQGEHAWFFLAEKLGAQMAQIVGANNNEVIVTGSTTSNLHQLVATFYKPEGKRTKILADELNFPSDIYALKSQLALKGYDESHLIRVASRDGQTLSEEDIIAAMTEEVALIVLPGVLYRSGQILNMEKLTKAAHERGIVIGFDLCHSVGSVVHHLHAWDVDFAFWCTYKHLNGGPGSTGALFVHEKHFGTAPGLAGWFGSNKEKQFTMSHTFEPAAEVGAFQIGTPNVLSMAPLLGALELFNEMGIENIRKRSLALSDYMLQCVEDMLSEYDFKVCSPVAHQERGGHIYLEHKDAARICKALKERGIIPDFRAPQGIRLAAVAMYNTFEEVYTCFEILKDIMETKAYEKFSNEREIVA from the coding sequence ATGACAACAAATACTTTAGCATATGCCAAAAATTTAGATGAGACATATGAAATTCCCTCAAAAAGAGAAGCCTTTTACATAAAGGAGGGACGTATTTATTTTGATGGTAATTCATTAGGGCTTATGTCAAAGCGTGCAGAGGAAACATTGCATAGCTTGATTGATTCATGGAAGGAATACGGTATTGATGGCTGGACACAGGGGGAGCATGCTTGGTTTTTCCTTGCTGAAAAGCTTGGTGCACAAATGGCACAAATTGTTGGAGCAAATAACAATGAAGTAATCGTAACAGGGTCTACAACCAGCAATTTGCATCAGCTTGTTGCAACGTTTTATAAACCTGAAGGAAAGAGAACGAAAATTTTAGCGGATGAGCTGAATTTCCCCTCTGATATTTATGCATTGAAATCACAATTAGCATTGAAGGGCTATGATGAATCGCATTTAATTCGCGTTGCTTCACGTGACGGGCAAACGCTTTCAGAGGAAGATATTATTGCAGCGATGACAGAGGAAGTTGCATTAATCGTTTTACCTGGCGTGCTTTATCGTAGTGGGCAAATTTTAAATATGGAAAAATTAACGAAGGCAGCGCATGAGCGTGGTATTGTAATTGGCTTTGATTTGTGTCATTCAGTCGGCTCTGTTGTGCATCATTTGCATGCTTGGGATGTTGATTTTGCATTTTGGTGCACCTATAAGCATTTGAATGGGGGACCTGGCAGTACAGGAGCTCTTTTTGTCCATGAAAAGCATTTTGGTACAGCACCAGGCTTAGCCGGTTGGTTTGGCTCAAACAAGGAAAAGCAATTTACGATGAGCCATACATTTGAGCCAGCAGCCGAGGTGGGGGCTTTCCAAATTGGTACGCCAAATGTGTTAAGTATGGCACCACTTTTAGGGGCACTTGAATTATTTAATGAAATGGGCATTGAAAATATTCGCAAACGCTCGCTAGCGTTATCGGATTACATGCTGCAATGTGTGGAGGATATGTTGAGTGAATATGACTTTAAAGTATGTAGTCCAGTGGCACACCAAGAGCGTGGTGGTCATATTTATTTAGAGCACAAGGATGCTGCGCGTATTTGCAAAGCATTAAAGGAACGAGGCATCATTCCAGATTTCCGAGCACCACAAGGCATCCGCCTAGCTGCGGTGGCAATGTATAACACATTTGAGGAAGTGTATACATGCTTTGAGATATTAAAGGATATTATGGAAACGAAAGCATATGAGAAGTTTAGCAATGAAAGAGAGATTGTTGCGTAA
- the kynB gene encoding arylformamidase: MGWIDITQPLNQNIATWSGDTKFRYETVATKEQTGSVNVGMLQMSLHSGTHMDAPFHFDNDGCTFEHLDLERCIGKVVVVECLDNDFIEVTHVRGKLTGVKAVFFKTKAIANAHIFPEEVPTLTLETVAYLKECGIQLIGVDVPSVDKVASKELPIHHALAKSDIYIVENLLLEYIKAGRYDMIVLPLLIEGADGSPVRAVIKEEQ, translated from the coding sequence ATGGGATGGATTGATATAACACAGCCGTTAAATCAAAATATTGCGACATGGTCAGGCGATACAAAATTTCGCTATGAAACAGTAGCGACAAAGGAGCAAACAGGCTCGGTTAATGTTGGCATGCTCCAAATGAGCCTTCACTCAGGCACACATATGGATGCGCCATTCCATTTTGATAACGATGGATGCACATTTGAGCACTTAGATTTAGAGCGCTGTATTGGCAAAGTGGTCGTTGTGGAGTGCTTAGATAATGATTTTATTGAAGTGACCCACGTAAGAGGAAAGCTGACAGGGGTAAAGGCTGTCTTTTTTAAAACGAAGGCAATCGCCAACGCACATATTTTTCCTGAGGAAGTACCAACATTAACTTTAGAAACGGTAGCCTATTTAAAGGAATGTGGCATTCAATTGATTGGTGTCGATGTGCCATCCGTTGATAAGGTTGCATCAAAGGAGCTACCAATCCATCACGCATTAGCAAAAAGCGATATTTATATAGTAGAAAATTTATTGCTAGAGTACATCAAGGCGGGGCGTTATGACATGATTGTTTTACCGCTGTTAATTGAAGGTGCGGACGGTAGCCCTGTCAGAGCAGTCATCAAGGAGGAACAATGA
- the kynA gene encoding tryptophan 2,3-dioxygenase — MSNNYKPFEDEKKIVTDFKDRMTYTDYLHLNEVLACQQPLTEEHDEMLFITVHHVSELWMKQILHEVKSATVDIHNGRLPESFKKLARVSQVQNQLKNVWDVLATLTPADYLQFRDSLGNSSGFQSYQNRLLEFYFGYKTPHILKIYAHDEKILAMLQEAYHAPSLYDEAIHTLAKRGFAIDEEILQRDVTAKYEANDSVKEAWKAVYREPEKYFDLYELAEELVDIEDLFQQWRFRHMKTVERIIGFKMGTGGSGGVSYLKKVLDQYFFPELWQLRTEL, encoded by the coding sequence ATGTCAAATAATTATAAGCCATTCGAGGATGAGAAAAAAATCGTCACAGATTTTAAAGACCGTATGACATATACGGATTATTTACATTTAAATGAAGTACTAGCTTGCCAACAGCCGTTGACAGAGGAGCATGATGAAATGCTTTTTATTACGGTGCATCATGTGAGTGAGCTGTGGATGAAGCAAATTTTACATGAAGTCAAATCGGCTACGGTAGATATCCATAATGGGCGCTTACCTGAGTCATTTAAAAAGCTAGCACGTGTTTCACAGGTGCAAAATCAGTTGAAAAATGTGTGGGATGTGCTGGCAACGTTGACGCCTGCGGATTATTTGCAATTTCGTGACTCACTTGGTAATTCATCGGGCTTTCAATCGTATCAAAATCGCTTGCTAGAATTTTATTTTGGCTATAAAACGCCACATATTTTGAAAATTTATGCACATGATGAAAAAATATTAGCGATGCTACAAGAGGCTTATCATGCGCCAAGCTTGTATGATGAAGCAATTCATACATTAGCGAAGCGTGGCTTTGCGATTGATGAGGAAATATTACAGCGCGATGTGACAGCAAAGTATGAAGCAAATGACAGTGTCAAAGAAGCTTGGAAGGCTGTGTATCGTGAGCCTGAAAAATACTTTGATTTGTATGAGCTAGCAGAAGAGCTTGTCGATATTGAGGATTTATTCCAGCAATGGCGCTTCCGTCATATGAAAACAGTGGAGCGCATTATCGGCTTTAAAATGGGAACAGGTGGCTCTGGTGGTGTGAGCTATTTGAAAAAAGTGTTAGACCAATATTTCTTCCCAGAGCTGTGGCAGCTACGTACAGAGCTGTAA
- a CDS encoding 5-methylcytosine-specific restriction endonuclease subunit McrB: MAVVDYALRRRFAFISMEPIFDDKFIHFLEQKGIEQSFAQFIVNAITQLNRVIEHDPHLGKGFLIGHSYFSTAIQSKQPIAWYNQIIRYEIGPMLEAYWYDDMEQAHRETEKLIFKE, encoded by the coding sequence TTGGCGGTAGTAGATTATGCTTTGAGAAGGCGCTTTGCTTTTATTTCTATGGAGCCAATATTCGATGACAAGTTCATTCATTTTTTAGAGCAAAAAGGCATTGAACAATCATTTGCGCAATTTATAGTTAATGCTATAACACAATTAAATCGAGTAATTGAGCATGACCCTCATTTAGGGAAAGGATTTTTAATTGGGCATAGCTATTTTTCAACAGCTATTCAATCGAAGCAGCCCATTGCTTGGTATAACCAAATCATTCGTTATGAAATTGGCCCAATGCTAGAAGCGTATTGGTATGATGATATGGAACAAGCACATAGAGAAACAGAAAAGCTGATTTTTAAGGAGTAA
- a CDS encoding redoxin domain-containing protein yields the protein MENQEQQQPNTASKKKWFIGGGIAALVLAGGIGAAAIFMKSPKAAYLAAEAETVSEMVDFFEEKYKEELAWSELAQTSVIQSDFKITGDIQSEGMEDPIFDVINSAAINLSTTTDVKNKQYAFGVGGEIADVKVDNFELFVTSEQFVLNAPFLSEAIGVSMEKLNDFTDGELSCSKDILSQTELVTKAQQEYLTKNIGKTIYEELPDEAFTKEKNKIVMDLSKADVKKVAAALAKKMETDPELELILKQAMATQGICDDDTVKETKQQIVDALGEIEFGVVSTIWVEKGKIIERELKFKEAEDFVITGKQSFGKELTFNYELKDDIDTVSIEGVFQQGKKASDRVQFAVEGVEVAYESEESKEKDTKSFERKFIVDAEGQQITLNWDGSTQYKADSVTGEHVVYIDMPELGKASLTIEHDGKKIKALELPAKIKDISNLTDDELSEYMMTVAEEAMAWAENFMAETGFDEYFANDDYYYDEDYDMSFEDYDYNEIIGYPAPDFELVDLNGKTHRLADYEGKGVLLYFWGTGIASSEEELQAINRQYQLYREQDVEVLAINYAEPDAEVQSFISNLGLEFPVAIDKTISVTSDYNIGEDLPATVLIAPDGYVDDVIYGEITEDDIYWFMEFVKPYEE from the coding sequence ATGGAAAATCAAGAACAACAACAGCCGAATACAGCCTCTAAAAAGAAATGGTTTATCGGCGGTGGTATAGCTGCGCTTGTTTTAGCTGGAGGTATTGGCGCGGCGGCGATATTTATGAAATCCCCGAAAGCCGCTTATTTGGCAGCAGAGGCTGAAACGGTTAGCGAAATGGTGGATTTCTTTGAGGAGAAGTATAAAGAGGAGCTAGCTTGGTCTGAGTTAGCACAAACATCTGTTATTCAAAGTGATTTTAAAATTACTGGGGATATTCAAAGTGAAGGAATGGAAGACCCAATTTTTGATGTTATTAATTCCGCAGCGATTAACTTATCAACTACGACAGATGTGAAAAATAAGCAGTATGCATTTGGTGTCGGTGGAGAAATTGCGGATGTGAAAGTCGATAACTTTGAGCTATTTGTTACATCAGAGCAATTTGTATTGAATGCCCCGTTTTTATCTGAAGCGATTGGCGTTTCAATGGAAAAACTAAATGACTTTACGGATGGGGAACTAAGCTGTAGTAAAGATATTTTATCGCAAACAGAGCTTGTAACGAAGGCACAGCAGGAGTATTTAACGAAAAATATAGGCAAAACGATTTATGAAGAATTACCAGATGAAGCCTTTACAAAAGAGAAAAACAAAATTGTGATGGACTTATCTAAGGCAGATGTCAAAAAAGTAGCAGCTGCACTTGCGAAGAAAATGGAAACTGATCCAGAACTCGAGCTGATTTTAAAGCAGGCGATGGCAACGCAAGGCATTTGTGATGATGACACAGTGAAAGAGACGAAACAACAAATCGTCGATGCTTTAGGTGAAATTGAGTTTGGTGTTGTCTCAACAATTTGGGTGGAAAAAGGCAAAATCATTGAGCGTGAATTAAAGTTCAAAGAAGCTGAGGATTTCGTCATTACAGGTAAGCAATCATTCGGCAAAGAGCTAACATTTAATTATGAATTGAAGGATGATATCGACACAGTTTCAATCGAAGGTGTTTTCCAACAAGGGAAAAAAGCCTCTGACCGCGTGCAATTTGCAGTGGAAGGTGTAGAGGTTGCCTATGAATCTGAGGAAAGCAAGGAGAAAGATACAAAGAGCTTTGAGCGCAAATTTATTGTAGATGCTGAAGGGCAGCAAATTACGCTAAATTGGGATGGCTCAACACAATATAAAGCAGATAGCGTTACTGGCGAGCATGTTGTATATATTGATATGCCTGAGCTTGGAAAAGCTTCTTTAACAATTGAACATGATGGTAAAAAAATTAAAGCACTTGAGCTACCAGCAAAAATTAAAGATATTAGTAATCTAACAGATGATGAGCTGTCAGAATATATGATGACAGTTGCGGAAGAGGCAATGGCTTGGGCAGAGAATTTTATGGCTGAAACAGGCTTTGATGAATATTTCGCTAATGATGATTACTATTATGATGAAGATTATGATATGAGCTTTGAGGATTATGATTATAATGAAATCATCGGCTATCCAGCGCCTGATTTTGAGCTCGTTGACTTAAATGGCAAGACGCATCGTTTAGCTGATTATGAAGGAAAAGGCGTACTGCTATACTTCTGGGGCACTGGCATTGCATCAAGTGAAGAGGAGCTACAGGCAATTAATCGTCAATATCAATTATACCGAGAGCAAGATGTTGAAGTACTAGCGATTAATTATGCGGAGCCTGATGCTGAAGTACAAAGCTTCATTTCTAATTTAGGGCTAGAGTTCCCTGTTGCGATTGATAAGACAATCAGCGTGACAAGTGATTATAATATAGGTGAAGATTTACCTGCCACTGTTTTAATAGCACCAGATGGCTATGTAGATGATGTGATTTATGGTGAAATAACAGAGGATGATATTTATTGGTTTATGGAATTCGTTAAACCATACGAAGAATAA
- a CDS encoding ABC transporter permease, with amino-acid sequence MKALKNILFFTTQNAHYLKKKWFSLLLLFITPICMIGLFLLLVLQFMTPDEKQRSTLAIVDNDRTEESKILTQLLIMALKGNGHIDITRMSDMEAQQAMERQQITSYVTFPQGLTNDLYAGSPIELPLVGDANKSIENAMIENLLNSMASYIESAQANILTVYEYAKKTPMSTERYNQLVEDIFIDYAIYTVGKNNFLAENTVNNTATTMPRYYYAMSTLFICLTIWLIGFYLLLMREQSQSIQNRLRLLGVTITQTFIAKSVICISGSVLFLIVLYSVMNRWLALALYPLDYWRLLLFVLFYSICVVCLQGIVELLSTNAKMRMLCYVVVTTIIILVSGALLPTIYFPHALQQLLLFTFPYEAFAWMIDITLENRNYANYMSMLVSASLSIALFGLLALYKERRLR; translated from the coding sequence ATGAAAGCATTGAAAAATATATTATTTTTTACAACGCAAAACGCCCATTATTTAAAGAAGAAGTGGTTCTCACTTCTTCTTCTTTTTATAACGCCCATTTGCATGATCGGCTTATTTTTATTATTAGTGCTACAGTTTATGACACCTGATGAAAAGCAAAGGTCGACACTAGCGATTGTTGACAATGACCGAACAGAGGAGTCAAAAATATTAACACAGCTACTCATTATGGCATTGAAGGGCAATGGTCATATCGATATTACCCGCATGTCTGACATGGAAGCACAGCAGGCGATGGAGCGGCAGCAAATCACAAGCTATGTAACTTTTCCACAAGGCTTAACAAACGATTTATATGCGGGGAGTCCAATTGAATTGCCATTAGTAGGTGATGCCAATAAATCGATTGAAAATGCGATGATTGAAAATTTGCTTAACAGTATGGCTTCCTATATTGAATCCGCACAGGCGAATATTTTAACGGTATATGAGTATGCCAAAAAAACACCAATGAGCACAGAGCGATACAATCAGCTAGTGGAAGATATCTTTATTGACTATGCTATTTACACAGTAGGGAAAAACAATTTTTTAGCAGAAAATACAGTGAACAATACAGCAACAACTATGCCGCGCTATTATTATGCGATGTCTACATTATTTATTTGTTTGACAATATGGTTAATCGGCTTTTATTTGCTTTTAATGAGAGAGCAGTCGCAAAGCATTCAAAATCGGCTGCGGCTTTTAGGGGTAACGATAACGCAAACGTTTATCGCAAAGTCCGTAATTTGTATTAGTGGCAGTGTATTGTTTCTTATCGTGCTATATAGTGTCATGAATCGCTGGTTGGCATTAGCGCTGTATCCGCTTGATTATTGGCGCCTTTTATTATTCGTTCTTTTCTATAGCATTTGCGTAGTTTGTTTACAAGGAATTGTAGAGCTTCTTAGCACAAATGCAAAAATGCGTATGCTTTGCTATGTAGTAGTAACAACCATCATTATTTTAGTAAGTGGTGCTTTACTGCCAACCATTTATTTTCCACATGCTTTGCAGCAGTTACTTTTGTTTACGTTTCCTTATGAAGCCTTTGCATGGATGATTGATATTACGCTGGAAAATCGTAACTACGCAAATTATATGAGCATGCTCGTTTCGGCAAGCTTAAGCATAGCATTATTCGGGCTACTTGCTTTGTATAAGGAAAGGAGGTTGCGATGA